In Plasmodium vivax chromosome 10, whole genome shotgun sequence, the sequence ttcttttttttctcattttggtgTTCCTTATTTGTTTCCTTTATTCTCAAAGGGGGCTCCCCCATGATTTGCCTCACAATAATAGCATCCATCTTCGAGACAGCTTTGAAAGCGGTAAAGGGGCGCATAACTGATGGTGTTGCCCACAAACTTGAAACATTCCATTTGCAACACGTTACATGTTCAAAATGAACTGATTCATATCTTTCGCGAAATCCTTGAGCGTTTCTATGACTCCGGCGTCGCCGTCAATTgtgttaattatatttttggtcAAATcttcagctttttttttaaagtccgtaaaatttttatagttgTCTTCGAGCAGTGCTTGGGCGTTGCTGTCACTTGGTGGTttatcacttttttcttggtattctttttttggatTTTCTAACTCGGTTATGCTGCTCTGGTGTGCACTGCTTTGTGCATGTCCTTCCTCTTTagcatcttcctcttccttcacttctgtttcttcctcttctttttcctcctcctcctcctcttcttcctcgtcatcatcgtctATTTCTACATCGTTCAATATTGGATgatctgcttcttcttcttcctccctctccccttcctccttctcttcGCTTGCCTGTTCCTCAACTTCGTTTAGCACATGTTCGTCACTGTCGACTGTGTTGTAGCCTTCTCTGGagtattttttcacaatttctAGAACATtaagttttttctttaaggcTGATTCTGCTGCTGcctttttggctttttcAGCAGCTTCTGCGGCTTTCactgcattattttttgcctcgTTGGCTGCATCTTCCGCGGCCTGGCCTTTCTTAATTGCTTCTTCTGCCGCCGCAAGGGCATTCGTTTTTGCGCTTTGGAATTTTTCCTCATTGTCTGCTTCTTGCGCTTTCTTTAATTCCTGTTctgctatttttaattgtgcTTGCGCTGCATTTGCGTTATCCTCTGCCTCTTTTGCCTTTTGTTCTGCTTCTATTTCATTCTCTTTTGCAATTTCCGCGTCCTCCTCCGCAgattcttcttcctttttgggtTGCTCTGCTGATGCGgctgctttttttgcgtCTTCTTTTGCCACTCCCGCTGCCGTgactgccttttttgccttatcATTCGCCACTTCTGCTTTTACAACGTTTAGTGCAATTTCCGCTAAATCTTTTGCTTTCTTCGCGTCTTTGGCTGCTTGGACTGCTTCTGATGTTTTTCCTTTGATGCCGCTTACTGCTGTTGTTATTTCTGATTTTTGTGCGTCATCACCTACCactttttccacttctttttctgctttttctaCTTCCTTTGATACATCACCTGCTTTATCTTTTGCCTCCTTCGCCTTAGTTTTTGCTGTGTCCAATGCACTCGTGGCTTCAGCTACAGCCTTTGCATctaccttttcctttttcgctatttcttctgcttctttttttgctgcaTCAGCAGCTTCTTGCGCTTTTTTGGCCTCTTCctttgctgcttctgcttttgcttcttccgctGCCAACTCCGCTTTTGTTTGCGCCTTCTTGGCTTCCTTTGCATGTTCTACCGCTTTGtccgcctttttttgcattgtTTCTACAGTAGCTGTAGTTGATTTCGACTCAGTTGTCGCATCatctgcttcctttttggctGAGGCTGCCTTTTCGTCTGCTGTTTTAGCCGCCGCGCTAGCCTTATCcgctgccttttttgcttctgctGATTTGGATTCTTCTGCTGCCTTTTGCGCTTCATCTTTCGCTGCATTAGCTGCTACCTTTGAAGCTTCCGCTTCTGTTTTAGCTGCTTgcgcttttgcttcttctgccGCGATTTCTGCTTTCGTTCTGGCTTTATTAGCTGCAGTTGCTGCATTGGATGCATTTTCTACTTTTTGTTTAACTGTAGTTAATGTTTCTTCTGATACATTATCTTCTGCTGCCGTTTCCGCTTCTTTTGCTGCAGTTTCTGCATTTCCCTTTGCTGTTGATGCTGCTACATCTTGTTCTTGTGCCCTTTTGGCTGCTTCCTGTGCTACTGCGTTCGATTTTGCCTTGTTTGCTTCACtttctgctttttcctttgcttctCTTGCTACAGCTGCATCACTgcttgcttctttttttgccttttccgcttttACTACTTCGGCTGCTATTTCTGTTTCTATTTGTGCTTTCTGCGCTTCTTTTAGTGCATTTGATGCATCTTTTTCTGCCTGTTTTGCCTTTATTGATGCATCGTATGCCTTTGTTTTTGCTTCGTTTAGTGTGGTATCGTCATCTTTAACTGTTATTGATGTTTTTGCTTCGTTTGCACTAATTGCTGCAgcctctgcttctttttttgcattgTCTGCTAGGTTCGCTTGTTCCACTGCTTCAgtttttgccgcttttacATTTCCTGATTTATCTTCGtcagttatttttattttctcagATTCTTTTGCTACATCTTCAGCTTTCGTTTTTGCTTCGTTTGCTTCTCTGGCAGATTTAAccgctttttcttttgaaACTTCTGTTTGTACCACATAGGCTGCTATCTGGGCTTTTGTTTGAGCCTTCTTCGCTGCTGCTGCAGCTTTGGATGCTGTATCTGCTTTACCTTCTACCACTTTAAATTTATCCTGTACAGTTGTTTGGTCTATGACATTTATAGCCTCAATTGCTGCTTGTTCTGTTtcttttgctgctttttctgtttcttttGCTGCCTTTTCTGCTTCCGTTGCCTTTGTTACTGCAGTTTGCTTCTGTTCTTCTATTATTTGAATTGATGCTGTTACTTTTTGTTCTGTAGAGTCTGAAACGGCACTTGTTGCatctttttttgtcttttctgctgcttcttttGAGTCgtttgcatttctttttgcctcatatgccttttttaattcttccgcaatttttgctgcccattctgcttttttttgttctgtcTGTGCACCACTCAATGCTTGTTCTGCTTTTTCCGCAaacttttttactttatcCAATGTTGCTCTCAGTTCTTGATCACCTTTCTTCTCTGATTCTTGCTTTGCATTATCAGCATTTGTTTTtgcgtcctttttttttgtttttgccgCATCAACTGCTTTCTGCGCTTCTGCTTTTGCTTTCGTCGTTGCTGTTGTTACATTTCCTTCATCCTGTTTTACTTGCTCTTCTGCgtcttttgctttttctaaTGATTTTTCTGCTTCAGCTACTGCAGCATCAGCTTTTGTATTTGCTAATTGTGCTTGATCAACAAATTCACCTATTTGTCTTTTTAAGTCTTCATTATCATCATTACCTTGTTCCTGCATCTGCAGTTCCGCTTTTTCCGATTTTTGTGGCAATTCGATATGGCTTCCGTTTGGGTCTATCTCATCACCGTCTTCTGCGTTTAAAACGATTTTCTCATCCTGTAGGGTGAGGTTTTTACCTACCCATCCGTTCCTCAAGTTgggatttttcaaattcaCAATTTCGTTGCTGACCacattattttgtaaaacatataaatttacgAAGAgtaccaaaagggggatacCGCAAAattgcttcatttttaatgcgTATGCTAAAAAGAGTGCGGAGTTttaaagtgtaaaaaaattattacaaaaaattaaagcgttaatttaatttaccGGGTGAGTTGCGAATTGTCCGGTATGgcaatgaagagaaaaagaaaaaaaaaaaaaaaagaatattctCCTAAATTatcttaaaattaaaaatatgcatacgAAAATTATTAAACGTCAGACAATGTGCAGAAAAAGTctataaaaggaaaaaaaaaaaaaacatttttaattgtcTCCAAATATTCATTCACCGATGAAACATAATTTGTTAATCGCTTTTTGGCATACGTGCAGTGGCCGTGTACATCTTTTTGGAAGATCAGCGATTTCCTTAATTTTCTACGCGCTCAAATTATTTCCCCATTGGAAATACACACTAATGTGGGCTATTGTGTGCAAGTAGAAATTCAcagcttttaaaaaaaaaaaagaaaatgattatcatcccattttgcaacaatttttttaatcatgtTAACAGAAAGGTGACTTAAATTGgggaattattttcctttaacaGCAGCGGGAATGGAGAGAAATTTACATGCCCAGAATATGTCTAGCGGGACGCAGCCCATCTggtacacatacatatggacttttgcactttttcgcttttttaattttgtagcTTACGACAAATTGGTATTGCTCGTTAATGGCAACGTGTTCTTCACACCATTTgcggaaagaaaaaagtacaaataaCTGTTTGTAATTTGTttgcgttaaaaaaaaaaaaaattaaataaataagcaagcaaatgtatgtataaatatacgcatgtgcggagaaaataaaaaatcggAATAGTCTCCACTTTAAAGCAACTATTTTTggttaaattaaaaatgtgaaatgaGAGTGAGTGTAGTTTCATAA encodes:
- a CDS encoding merozoite surface protein 3 (MSP3), putative (encoded by transcript PVX_097690A), translating into MKQFCGIPLLVLFVNLYVLQNNVVSNEIVNLKNPNLRNGWVGKNLTLQDEKIVLNAEDGDEIDPNGSHIELPQKSEKAELQMQEQGNDDNEDLKRQIGEFVDQAQLANTKADAAVAEAEKSLEKAKDAEEQVKQDEGNVTTATTKAKAEAQKAVDAAKTKKKDAKTNADNAKQESEKKGDQELRATLDKVKKFAEKAEQALSGAQTEQKKAEWAAKIAEELKKAYEAKRNANDSKEAAEKTKKDATSAVSDSTEQKVTASIQIIEEQKQTAVTKATEAEKAAKETEKAAKETEQAAIEAINVIDQTTVQDKFKVVEGKADTASKAAAAAKKAQTKAQIAAYVVQTEVSKEKAVKSAREANEAKTKAEDVAKESEKIKITDEDKSGNVKAAKTEAVEQANLADNAKKEAEAAAISANEAKTSITVKDDDTTLNEAKTKAYDASIKAKQAEKDASNALKEAQKAQIETEIAAEVVKAEKAKKEASSDAAVAREAKEKAESEANKAKSNAVAQEAAKRAQEQDVAASTAKGNAETAAKEAETAAEDNVSEETLTTVKQKVENASNAATAANKARTKAEIAAEEAKAQAAKTEAEASKVAANAAKDEAQKAAEESKSAEAKKAADKASAAAKTADEKAASAKKEADDATTESKSTTATVETMQKKADKAVEHAKEAKKAQTKAELAAEEAKAEAAKEEAKKAQEAADAAKKEAEEIAKKEKVDAKAVAEATSALDTAKTKAKEAKDKAGDVSKEVEKAEKEVEKVVGDDAQKSEITTAVSGIKGKTSEAVQAAKDAKKAKDLAEIALNVVKAEVANDKAKKAVTAAGVAKEDAKKAAASAEQPKKEEESAEEDAEIAKENEIEAEQKAKEAEDNANAAQAQLKIAEQELKKAQEADNEEKFQSAKTNALAAAEEAIKKGQAAEDAANEAKNNAVKAAEAAEKAKKAAAESALKKKLNVLEIVKKYSREGYNTVDSDEHVLNEVEEQASEEKEEGEREEEEEADHPILNDVEIDDDDEEEEEEEEEKEEEETEVKEEEDAKEEGHAQSSAHQSSITELENPKKEYQEKSDKPPSDSNAQALLEDNYKNFTDFKKKAEDLTKNIINTIDGDAGVIETLKDFAKDMNQFILNM